One Methanococcus aeolicus Nankai-3 DNA segment encodes these proteins:
- a CDS encoding cation:proton antiporter subunit C: MDLQLASFITAGILTIIGLYGVFFVDNVVKKVIALSVLGNGINLTLIAMSYKMGGIVPIKVPDMELELFSQTAVYPLAHALVLTNIVIGASMLAIMLSLSIVLYKKYKTLKGSVLLGED; encoded by the coding sequence ATTGATTTACAGCTTGCATCTTTCATAACAGCAGGAATTTTAACCATTATTGGATTATATGGTGTTTTCTTTGTAGATAATGTTGTAAAAAAAGTAATAGCTTTATCGGTGCTGGGTAATGGTATAAATTTAACCCTCATAGCAATGAGTTATAAAATGGGCGGGATTGTCCCTATAAAGGTTCCAGATATGGAATTAGAATTATTCTCTCAAACCGCAGTATATCCTTTGGCACATGCTCTTGTTCTCACAAACATTGTAATTGGTGCCTCTATGCTTGCCATTATGTTGTCTTTATCTATTGTGTTATATAAAAAATATAAAACACTTAAAGGTTCCGTTTTACTAGGAGAGGATTAA
- a CDS encoding Na(+)/H(+) antiporter subunit B: MDNNMSREVAVGLSFMFFGTAILYSLYGLSVSEGVNAIYLSSSNYIIPNLVSAVLFDWRSFDTLGECLILVNSVIVVGMVFGRGLFSLEFLKEAYGKKQDNKEQQKQEEEFEKTHTIDYGFTPLIKVLAMPMSIILMVLGVIVILGGHITPGGGFQGGALIAAAYILAILGYGTKNCPINFSHHYLESLETFGALAFMILGLVGMVISGSYLFNFNELFGMNIFPSPAGLESVGIIPYLNTAVGLKVLAGLSTITFLLTGEKVILGNIKDDN; encoded by the coding sequence ATGGATAATAATATGAGTAGAGAAGTTGCCGTTGGATTGTCATTTATGTTTTTTGGCACTGCAATACTTTATTCTTTATATGGATTGAGTGTATCGGAGGGAGTAAATGCTATTTATTTGAGTAGTAGCAATTACATAATTCCAAATTTAGTTAGTGCTGTGTTATTTGATTGGAGAAGTTTTGATACTTTGGGAGAATGTTTAATATTGGTAAATTCTGTAATTGTGGTTGGAATGGTATTTGGTAGGGGATTATTTAGTTTAGAATTCCTTAAAGAAGCATATGGTAAAAAACAAGATAATAAAGAACAGCAAAAACAGGAAGAAGAATTTGAAAAAACTCATACTATTGATTATGGATTTACTCCATTAATCAAAGTTTTGGCAATGCCCATGAGTATTATATTAATGGTATTGGGCGTAATCGTGATATTGGGGGGGCATATAACTCCAGGAGGAGGATTTCAGGGTGGAGCACTAATTGCTGCGGCATATATTCTTGCAATATTGGGATATGGAACAAAAAATTGCCCTATAAATTTCAGCCATCATTATTTAGAAAGTCTTGAAACATTCGGAGCTCTTGCATTTATGATATTGGGATTAGTTGGAATGGTAATTTCAGGTTCTTATCTGTTTAATTTCAATGAATTATTTGGAATGAATATATTCCCATCACCTGCAGGGCTTGAATCTGTTGGAATAATTCCATATCTAAATACTGCTGTTGGTTTAAAGGTATTAGCTGGATTATCTACTATTACATTTCTATTAACTGGTGAAAAAGTTATTTTGGGCAATATTAAGGACGATAATTAG
- the lonB gene encoding ATP-dependent protease LonB, whose translation MFSKKFKTTAEIPEPSPRLIDQIIGQDEALEIVLSAIKNKRHALLLGDPGVGKSMMVKAVGDLVEKSTADFSPYTLLAKPNFRNSEKPIVESIDGEYKEQIEPVKTNMIKEPPSFITLIIFMLIFTIITSYITRAMPDVKLLGVVAITSIVAFALAFVIIFMTVFGAAKGQMGGGTNPLDLRPVVLYECKKRPLIRASAYNTTKLLGDIKHCPLGGKPPLGTPPHKRIILGAVHEAHKGVLYVDEIKTMPLEVQDYILSALQDKKLSISGRNPNSSGATVETNEIPCDFTLIMSGNMDDVNNLRAPLLDRIDYKIVLKNKIKNNQENRDKLLQFITQEIKNNNLNPMSYEACCEIVKLAQKLAGSKDKLTLRLRLLSNIIKMASDIAEGKDIAKMIKEMDIKEEDIKEIEKNITNKKPENVSVKKIGPINIVKIFGNKNKKNKTNNSNKNEMPKIEELPLTINSENKKENKDKKTKLIDVSHVKTIIDTGIYSLHKQVSIDYLKNFKRYKHISPNSPSKIGVIHGLAVLGADGMGDVTKIITEVINSKTPNTSLLNISGDLAKHSITLASALSRKLASEGKLPISTASEEDLDLDTKDIFIQFSQSYSKIDGDSATTAVCLCILSSLLKIPLKQDFAITGSLDLNGDILAIGGVNEKINAAKEYGFKRVIVPQSNMIDVIDVEGIEVIPAKTLGEIIPIVFDY comes from the coding sequence ATGTTTTCTAAGAAATTTAAAACAACAGCAGAGATTCCTGAACCTTCCCCTCGACTAATCGACCAAATAATTGGACAGGATGAAGCACTTGAAATAGTTTTAAGTGCCATTAAAAATAAAAGACATGCCCTTCTTTTAGGTGACCCCGGCGTTGGTAAATCTATGATGGTTAAAGCAGTTGGAGACCTTGTGGAGAAATCTACGGCAGATTTTTCACCATATACACTATTGGCAAAACCAAATTTTAGAAACTCCGAAAAACCAATTGTTGAATCCATAGATGGAGAGTATAAAGAACAGATAGAGCCAGTAAAAACAAATATGATTAAAGAGCCGCCAAGTTTTATAACTTTAATTATATTTATGTTAATATTTACAATAATTACTTCATATATTACCAGAGCCATGCCAGATGTGAAATTACTGGGAGTAGTTGCAATCACTTCAATTGTGGCATTTGCCCTAGCATTTGTAATAATATTTATGACAGTATTTGGAGCTGCAAAAGGACAGATGGGAGGAGGTACAAATCCATTAGATTTAAGACCTGTAGTATTATATGAGTGCAAAAAAAGACCCCTTATTAGGGCAAGTGCATACAATACAACAAAATTGTTGGGGGATATAAAACATTGTCCTCTTGGTGGAAAACCGCCACTTGGAACTCCACCCCATAAAAGAATTATATTGGGGGCAGTTCATGAAGCCCATAAGGGAGTTTTATATGTGGATGAAATAAAAACCATGCCATTAGAAGTTCAAGACTATATTCTTTCAGCATTGCAGGATAAAAAATTATCGATAAGTGGTAGAAATCCAAATTCAAGCGGTGCAACAGTTGAAACAAATGAAATACCTTGTGATTTTACATTAATAATGTCGGGCAATATGGATGATGTAAATAATTTAAGAGCTCCACTATTGGATAGGATAGATTATAAAATTGTTCTTAAAAATAAAATAAAAAATAATCAAGAAAATAGAGATAAATTATTACAATTCATAACTCAAGAAATTAAAAACAACAATTTAAATCCTATGTCATATGAGGCATGTTGTGAAATTGTGAAATTAGCCCAAAAATTGGCAGGTTCAAAGGACAAATTAACACTTAGATTAAGATTATTATCAAATATAATAAAAATGGCAAGTGATATTGCCGAGGGCAAAGACATAGCCAAAATGATTAAAGAAATGGACATAAAAGAAGAAGATATTAAGGAAATCGAAAAAAACATAACAAATAAAAAACCCGAAAATGTATCGGTTAAAAAAATAGGTCCGATAAATATTGTTAAAATATTCGGAAATAAAAATAAAAAGAATAAAACAAACAATAGTAATAAAAACGAAATGCCGAAAATAGAGGAGCTCCCATTAACCATAAACAGTGAAAATAAAAAAGAAAATAAAGATAAAAAAACTAAACTTATAGATGTCAGCCATGTTAAAACTATAATAGATACAGGAATATACAGCCTACATAAACAGGTATCTATTGATTATTTGAAAAACTTCAAAAGATATAAACACATAAGCCCAAATTCTCCCTCAAAAATTGGAGTAATTCATGGTCTTGCGGTATTGGGTGCCGATGGTATGGGTGATGTAACCAAAATAATAACAGAAGTAATAAATTCAAAAACACCCAATACCAGCTTATTAAACATAAGTGGAGATTTGGCAAAACACAGCATTACGCTGGCATCTGCCCTATCTAGAAAATTGGCATCAGAAGGGAAACTTCCAATATCTACTGCTTCCGAAGAAGACCTTGATTTAGATACAAAAGACATATTTATCCAATTCAGCCAGTCATATTCAAAAATTGATGGAGATAGTGCCACAACTGCGGTATGTTTATGTATATTATCTTCACTTTTAAAAATCCCACTAAAACAAGATTTTGCCATTACTGGAAGCCTTGATTTAAATGGGGATATATTGGCAATAGGCGGAGTTAATGAAAAAATAAATGCTGCCAAAGAATATGGGTTTAAAAGAGTAATAGTTCCCCAATCCAATATGATTGATGTAATTGATGTTGAAGGAATTGAAGTAATACCTGCCAAAACACTTGGCGAGATTATACCAATTGTATTTGATTATTAA
- the hycI gene encoding hydrogenase maturation peptidase HycI: MVVYISNIKYILEEYLKDCKKLAIMGVGNIIKGDDGVGIVFINDLIKSLNFPEENLNNTEINKIQDKLLFLNCGVVPENFTAVLKTEKPSHIIIVDAALMGEEVGTIKIINPEDIVTTGFSTHALPMSIIVKYIRHHIDTDILIIGIEPEQIELGAPLSKTIYDKNIEFTKMMTEIINSFLDEK; encoded by the coding sequence ATGGTGGTTTATATTTCAAACATCAAATATATATTGGAAGAATATCTTAAAGACTGTAAAAAATTGGCAATAATGGGCGTAGGGAATATTATAAAAGGAGACGATGGTGTTGGCATAGTTTTTATTAATGACCTAATTAAATCCCTAAATTTTCCAGAGGAAAATTTAAACAATACTGAAATCAACAAAATACAGGACAAACTATTATTTTTAAATTGTGGAGTGGTACCAGAAAACTTTACGGCCGTATTAAAAACGGAAAAGCCAAGCCATATAATTATAGTGGATGCGGCACTAATGGGGGAAGAAGTTGGCACCATAAAAATAATAAATCCAGAGGATATAGTCACAACAGGATTTTCCACGCATGCATTACCTATGAGTATAATAGTTAAATATATAAGGCATCATATAGATACTGATATACTTATAATAGGTATTGAACCAGAACAGATAGAGTTGGGAGCTCCTCTTTCAAAAACAATTTACGACAAAAATATAGAATTTACAAAAATGATGACCGAAATAATAAATTCTTTTTTAGATGAAAAATAA
- the ehbF gene encoding energy conserving hydrogenase EhbF, whose product MNLLPLIVVYPLILAIIFNFLYKNRFIKIFVLLTAISLLTLPFLGDFGTYFFSNHGVINGLVSGISYIYNPAKQVMVFTLMLIASLVLISMAGEKKLNGLIASLVLMGLASVSAILLADDLFNIYVFYEIAAIAQTGLVIASGTESAYKSAFKYMIVGTVAGSLLLLGIAFLLSATGTLNITDMHNYLANNPATPPIYGGLLMLIIGLGYGSGLPPFHTVKADMYAKAKPFISAILQTYSKFILVAMMLAIFKLFGGLSYFAPTQGIIMALSIFAMVFGVVMALLQSDYKKLLSYHAISQGGYVAAGLAIGTPLGIVAGIFHAINHVIYKSALFLGAHLVAQKKSNNLSKLGGLLPVMPVVAFMILCAKLAISGVPPFNGFQSKILLAQSAMAVNMPELAIIMIFVSIGTFVSMMKAFYLIFLKPCSEEQLNEYKNTKVSKYSIFSLAILTILCVILGIYPDIVINQITPYATEIGRIWSL is encoded by the coding sequence ATGAATTTACTTCCTTTAATTGTGGTGTATCCCCTCATTCTTGCAATAATATTTAATTTTCTATATAAAAATAGATTTATAAAAATATTTGTATTATTAACGGCAATTTCCTTATTGACACTTCCGTTTTTAGGGGATTTTGGTACATATTTTTTCTCAAATCATGGAGTTATAAATGGGTTGGTATCAGGAATATCTTATATATATAATCCTGCAAAACAGGTTATGGTATTTACATTGATGTTAATTGCTTCCCTTGTTCTTATATCAATGGCAGGAGAGAAAAAACTAAACGGATTAATTGCTTCCCTTGTATTGATGGGTCTTGCCAGTGTTTCTGCAATACTTCTCGCCGATGACCTGTTTAATATATATGTATTTTATGAAATTGCAGCAATTGCTCAAACAGGACTTGTTATAGCATCAGGAACAGAATCAGCATATAAATCAGCCTTTAAATATATGATTGTGGGCACTGTGGCAGGTTCTTTGTTGTTGTTGGGTATTGCATTCTTACTTTCGGCAACTGGAACGCTGAATATAACAGATATGCATAATTATTTGGCAAATAATCCAGCAACTCCCCCAATATACGGTGGTTTGTTGATGCTAATAATCGGACTTGGGTATGGTAGTGGCCTTCCACCCTTTCATACAGTTAAAGCTGATATGTATGCAAAGGCAAAGCCATTTATTTCTGCAATACTTCAAACATACTCTAAATTTATACTTGTGGCAATGATGCTTGCCATATTTAAATTATTTGGAGGACTTTCTTACTTTGCACCAACACAAGGAATAATCATGGCCCTTTCAATATTTGCAATGGTATTTGGTGTAGTTATGGCATTATTACAAAGTGATTATAAAAAATTACTATCTTACCATGCCATAAGTCAAGGTGGATATGTTGCAGCAGGTCTTGCAATAGGAACTCCTCTTGGTATTGTAGCAGGAATTTTCCATGCTATTAACCATGTTATCTATAAAAGTGCGTTATTTTTGGGGGCTCACCTTGTAGCACAAAAAAAGTCTAATAATTTATCAAAACTCGGGGGACTACTTCCAGTTATGCCAGTGGTAGCTTTTATGATATTATGTGCAAAATTGGCAATTAGTGGAGTTCCACCATTTAATGGATTTCAAAGTAAAATATTATTGGCACAATCCGCCATGGCTGTAAATATGCCTGAACTTGCCATAATTATGATATTTGTAAGTATTGGGACATTTGTTTCAATGATGAAGGCATTTTATTTGATATTCTTAAAACCTTGTAGCGAAGAACAGCTTAATGAATATAAAAATACCAAAGTCTCAAAATATTCCATATTTTCCCTTGCAATATTGACAATTTTATGTGTGATTTTGGGAATATATCCTGACATAGTAATTAATCAAATAACGCCTTATGCAACTGAAATCGGGAGAATTTGGAGTTTATAA